Genomic window (Candidatus Effluviviaceae Genus I sp.):
CGATACTGGCGGAAGCGCTCGTCGCTCTCCCACTCCCACGCGTCGTCGCCGAAGTACCCGTGCTCCGCGAGATACGCCTGCTGCGCGGCCGGGTCGTTGGGGAAGAGGCTCCGCGCGTCGCTGCGGACGGACTCGTTGTAGCTGTCGTACCCCTCGCTTCTGATGTAGTCGGCGACGGCCTGATAGTACGCGTTCGACGCTCCATCCGGAACGCCGGCGAAGATCTCCGCGTGCTCCCGGTAGTCGTCCTCGCGCATGCCCGTCTGGATCCGGAACCCGGCGTACGCCGCCCAGATGGACGCCTCGGCGGCCATGAACGCCCGACCCCTCGCCGCGTGGCCCGTGTACATCTCTCCCCACCCGGGCAGAACGCACGACATGAGCAGGGCGAGGATGGGACTCCGCTCATCGCGGCGCGCGCTCGGCGAGGCGCCGCCGGCTCCGCCGGCCCCGTCCAGCACGGTTCCGTGGACAAGAGAAAGCCCCTGCACCTCGAGCCGCGCCTGCACGCATGGCGAACCGCCGTCAAGAAGGTCGGCGCCCGCGGGCGCGGCGAGCGCCCTGCCCGCGATGAGCAGAGCGCCCGCGCACAGGGCGCACACCAGGAAGTCGCCGATCCGCACACGATTCGCCATGGGGGCCTCGGTCAGTAGGTCAGGGTCAGCGCGCAGCGGAGGCCGTCGCCGTCCGCGCCCGCGTCGAACCAGAGCGCGGGCACCGCAACGGCGAGCCGGGACCCCGCTCCCCCGGCGCGCGGCGCCTGAGCCGCGGCGTCGCTTCGCCGGGCCGACAGGAACGCGTCGACGCCGGAGACGATGTGGTTGAGGAAGGCCGCGGTCAGCGAGTAGCGCGCCTGTCTGAGATGCCGGTTGCTCTCGACGCGCATGTCCCAGTACTCGTTTCTCACGTCGAGGTACTCCGGGGCGCCGGACCCGGACCCCGAATCGCTCCACCAGCTCCAGTAGGTATCGTACTTCCCGATGTCCTCGTAGTACTCCTGCGAGCCGTACGGCGCCAGCGGCCGGCACTCGTATCCGCAGTTCTGGCAGTCCGCGCAGTTGGCCGCATACCAGGCGGAGTACCCTTCGAAGTCCCAGTGCTCGTCGGCGTATCCCTCGTACGCGCTCCGCTCGTCGAGCCCCTTCGAGTTGAGCGTGAAGAACCCCACCCAGAGCGCGAGCTCCGCGGCGATGTACGCGTACCCGCGCTTCTCCCCGCGCGTGAGCTGCCCCGCTCCGGGAAGCGTCACCGACAAGAGGAAAGCCCTGGCCGGGCCGCCGCCGGCCGTGTCCGACGCGCCGCGGCCCGCGGCCGTGAGTTCCTCGCGGGCGTCCTGCGACGAGACCAGTCGGAGGTCCGCCGCCGGCTCCCGGAGCGCGTCCTGCGCGGCGCTCGCCGGCGCCGAACCGACCGCCGCTGCGATCACCACGACCGGAAGGAGAAAGCGGCGCACCGCAGCCTCCGCGTCACCTGATCACCGCCACCTTCATGACCCGCGTCTCGCGCCGCCCGCCGGGCCACCCGTACGCTGCGGCTCCGCCGGAAGCGCGCGCCTCGACCCGCACAAGATACAGCCCGCTCGCCACGCCGGCCGTCGGCCACACGACCTCGTTGGCCGTCGGCTGCCCGTCCTTCGTGAAGCGCGCCACGCGCTGCCCGGAGACGTCGAGCACCTCGACCTCGATCTCCGCGGGCTCCTCGAGGTGCACGCGGATCGTGAGGTCGCTCCCCACCGCCGGGTTCGGGTAGCAGTACGTGCGCCCGGCCGCGAGCAGCCCCGGCTCGTCGGGCTCAGGGTCCGGCAGGAGCTCGCTCGGGAGCGCGCCCGTGCCGGCGGACGAGAACGCCTCGGTCTGCCAGAAGACCGCGCCGGGCGCCGCCACGGCCGGCATGGCGTAGAACGCGACGCGGCCGGACGCGCCGGCCACGAGCGCGTCGAGCACGCCGTCGCCCTCCGCGTCGCCGATCCAGGCGCTTCCGAGGGTCGGGTCGGCCGAGAGCGGCCAGCCGGGAAGCCGCCGCCCGCTCACGGCGCTGTGAGCGAAGAGCCCGCCGCAGGACCCGCACGAGACGACGTCCTGGACGCCGTCGCCGTCGATGTCCGCGATGAGCGGGGACGACCGGCTCGCGCGCACGCTGTCGCCCGGCGAGAGCGCAAGCGGCCAGTTCTCCACGCGCGCGCCGTTCCAGCGGATGCCCGCCACCGAAGCGGGACCCGTGGCCACCGCAACCTCGACGAGCCCGTCGCCGTCCAGATCGGCGAGCGAGGGGCGAGCGAGGACGGGCGCGCGAAGGTCCACCGGCCAGCCGTCGCACAGGCGCCCGAAGCGGTCCCACGCGTACGCGAGCCCGTCGGAGCCCACCGCCACGATCTCGGACACGCCGTCGGGCGCGCGGTCGAGGTCCGCGGCTACGACGCCCACGGCGGCCGTCTCCCACGCGCCGACGCGAACGGGCCACCCGGGGAGCGCACTCCCGTCACCGTTCATCGCGACGACCCACCCGCGGTTCGTCGTCGAGAGGACGATCTCGTCGAACGGGTCGCCGTCCATGTCGACCGCCGCGATCGTGACGTCGTCGAGCGCGAGATGACCGAACCGATACGGGGAACCGTGGAGGTGCGCGCCGTCGGCGCTCACGACCGTGAGGTCCCCGCTCATGGCCGCCACGGCGATCTCGAGCCCCGCGGCCGCGTCGAGGTTCGCCGCGACGGGGGCCGAGGACGCGGGCCCGCCGAGCGATACCGGGTACAGCGGTGAGAAGGCATCGGCGAAGCCGTCGCCGTTGTCGTCCGCGCAGCGCCAGACGTGAAGTCGGCCGGCGTCGGAGGCGACGATCACCTCGAGGCTGCCGTCGCCGTCGAGGTCCGCGGCCGCCGGGGTCCTCGACACGCCGCCCGGCGCAACGGCGAAGAGACCTGGTGCGCCGCCGCGAACCGGAGCGATCACGGGCTCGCCGGTGACGCGCCACGCGAACACGTTCCCGCCCAGGGCCGCGACGACGACCTCGGCGACGCAGTCGCCGTCGAGGTCGGCCACGCGCGGCGACGCCGCGCCGATCGGCTCGCCGATGTCGATCGGCCAGCCGGGCTTCCGGCGATCGAAGCGGACGTTCATGGTCATGACCGTGTCGGCGTCGGAGATGCGCGTGACGGCGAGGTACGTCTTCCCGCCCATGTTGTCGTCCGTGGACGGGAACGTGTCCCAGGCGAACGAGTCGTTGTTCGCCGCGAAGAACGGATCGTAGCGGTTCCCGGCCCAGTAGAAGCTCTGGATGTTGCCGAGGTCCATGATGCCGTCGGCCTCCTCGACGGCGACGCCCCGGCGGCGCGAGTCGGTGTTCACCGTGTCCCACGGCATGAGTCCCGGGATGACGCGCGTGTCGTCGATGTGCCAGATCATGAGTCCGGGGCCGGGAAGCAGGAAGTCGTACTCGTGGTTCACCGGGCAGACCGGGAGCGTGCAGTCGGGGTCCACGGGGCCGAGAACGACGCCGCGCTCCTGCTCGATCGCTACCACGCCGTCCTTGCCCAGATCGTCGAGCCGGTTCTCGATCAGGAAGCGCTCCGT
Coding sequences:
- a CDS encoding T9SS type A sorting domain-containing protein, encoding MAAGRRDQRMTNAAIVHHRGLRALTAAALVWALCGGGASARSVLLCTKDPGREATPAEAAQMAARNFPDQPAAVTAIERATARGAHRGGRTTIRLLAIRVEFQPDDDPRSTGDGTFDYSPWDGRTFDGPPHDREYFELHMTALANYFASVSHGRLIIEFDVAPEGDQEAFVLPHDMGYYHDYSESFAWYVDQVERFTRDAFAAADSAGTVDFSQYDGYILFHAGADWQSDVYGDSPFDLPSAHISLGEPILVNGGTWEVWGSAIMPESSNQDGLTIALNGTLAHEVGHILGLPDLYNTRNGFPAVGYWDIMDSGGRIGMSTPWGWAYGLIPAAPSAWSKLFMGWLDGAEVLEDASDLEVRASALRGGGNRVYSIPISSTERFLIENRLDDLGKDGVVAIEQERGVVLGPVDPDCTLPVCPVNHEYDFLLPGPGLMIWHIDDTRVIPGLMPWDTVNTDSRRRGVAVEEADGIMDLGNIQSFYWAGNRYDPFFAANNDSFAWDTFPSTDDNMGGKTYLAVTRISDADTVMTMNVRFDRRKPGWPIDIGEPIGAASPRVADLDGDCVAEVVVAALGGNVFAWRVTGEPVIAPVRGGAPGLFAVAPGGVSRTPAAADLDGDGSLEVIVASDAGRLHVWRCADDNGDGFADAFSPLYPVSLGGPASSAPVAANLDAAAGLEIAVAAMSGDLTVVSADGAHLHGSPYRFGHLALDDVTIAAVDMDGDPFDEIVLSTTNRGWVVAMNGDGSALPGWPVRVGAWETAAVGVVAADLDRAPDGVSEIVAVGSDGLAYAWDRFGRLCDGWPVDLRAPVLARPSLADLDGDGLVEVAVATGPASVAGIRWNGARVENWPLALSPGDSVRASRSSPLIADIDGDGVQDVVSCGSCGGLFAHSAVSGRRLPGWPLSADPTLGSAWIGDAEGDGVLDALVAGASGRVAFYAMPAVAAPGAVFWQTEAFSSAGTGALPSELLPDPEPDEPGLLAAGRTYCYPNPAVGSDLTIRVHLEEPAEIEVEVLDVSGQRVARFTKDGQPTANEVVWPTAGVASGLYLVRVEARASGGAAAYGWPGGRRETRVMKVAVIR